TTAAAATGATAGTTCACTTGCAAATCAGTATTTTTCAACAGATATTGTAAAATACCTTCGGCATTAACTTCACGTTTTAATTCGATGACGACACGTACACCATTACGGTCACTCTCGTCACGAACATCTGCAATTCCTTCAATTTTACGTTGAATACGAATATCATCTAAACGCTGAATTAATTTCGCTTTATTGACTTCATACGGTATTTCGTGAATCACAATTTGTTGCTTATTACCTTTTAATTGCTCAATTTCTGTAACAGAACGAACTATAATTTTGCCTTGGCCTGTTTCGTACGCTTTACGAATTTGTTCAGCACCTTGAATAATCGCTCCGGTTGGGAAATCAGGCGCTTGAATAAACTGTAAGATATCATTGAGTTGGTAACGCTTATGCGTCAGCATATACACTAATGCATCTATCACTTCCGCTAAATTATGCGGTGGAATTTCTGTCGCATAACCTGCAGAAATTCCTGTTGCACCATTCACTAGTAAATTCGGAATCCGTGCCGGTAACACCGTCGGTTCTTCTAATGTATCATCAAAGTTTAATAGGTAATCGACGGTTTGATGTTGGATATCGCGAAGTAATTCATCCGCAATCGGCGACAAACGTGCCTCTGTATAACGCATTGCAGCCGCTGGATCACCGTCCATACTCCCATTATTTCCGTGCATATCAATTAATGTTTCGCGCAATTTCCAATCTTGACTCATCCGCACCATCGCTTCATACACAGAAGAATCCCCATGCGGATGATAATTACCAATAACATTCCCCACTGTTTTCGCTGATTTACGATACGGATTAGCTGCAGTATTGCGATCCATATACATAGCATATAAAATACGTCGCTGTACCGGTTTTAAACCATCACGAATGTCAGGTAAGGCACGGTCTTGAATAATATATTTGGAGTAACGTCCAAAACGGTCTCCAATGACGTTGGCAAAATTGAGTTCTTGAATATTTTCTTCAACCATGTCATGCTCCTCATTCTAAGTCCAATGAACGAAAATATTACTACTTCAACCGTTATCTTTTTACATTTCACGCAAGTTAACTGTTAAAGTAAGTTATTTTTATGTTCATCATCACACTCTTTTTTATTTACTTGAGATAAAGCGACTCTGCTGTAAAACGCTAAAAGTTCTCAGCGTTTTCGCCTCCTGCGCAACAGTATTTTTAGTCACAGTCGCTCCTCAGATTCTGTTTGTTCGGATTGGCTTCGTATCCACTTTAAAAGTCAAAACCATGCGATACTTGCACACACCCTCACTCACACGATAATTTATTTCTTTTAATTGATGAATTGACATCTTCTTATTCTCACATTCCTTCTAAAAAGAAAGTGATAACTTTATAATCTATTTACGCATCACCTAAAACAATTCCATTTGTTCTACTGCTTCCTCTTCTATCGCTTGACTGTGTTGCGAAACAAGTTTTTCGTGTTCATCATTGGAAGTCGTATGATGCTCATTTAATAGTGTATCTTCCGTATCCATTGTAAATTGAACATTTTTTTCAATCCACTTACGTCGAGGTTCAACTTTATTTCCCATCAAAGTCGTCACACGTCGCTCCACTTGCGCCGCATCATCAATCGTTACACGAATAAGTATCCGTGTTTCTGGATTCATCGTTGTCTCCCACAACTGGTCAGCGTTCATCTCACCAAGACCCTTGTACCGTTGTAACATATAGCCTTTTCCAACTTTTTTAATCGCAGCATCCAATTCTTCATCAGTCCATGCGTATTCGACGACTTGTTTTTTTCCTGAACCACGAGACACTTTAAACAATGGGGGCATCGCTAAATAAACTTTGCCCGCTTCTAACAATGGCTTCATATATCGATAGAAAAAGGTTAATAATAACACTTGAATATGTGCCCCATCAGTATCCGCATCCGTCATAATAATTACTTTATCGTAATTGACCGACTCGATATCAAAGTCTGCCCCAACACCAGCACCAATCGTGTAAATCATCGTATTAATTTCTTCGTTTTTCATAATATCTTGCATGGATGCTTTTTCAGTGTTGATAACTTTACCACGCAATGGCAATATTGCTTGATATTGACGGTCACGACCTAACTTGGCAGACCCCCCAGCAGAATCACCCTCGACTAAGTACAATTCATTTTTACTCGCATCTTTTGACTGAGCTTTGGTCAACTTACCCGAGATTAACTTTTCTTGAGCTGATTTTTTTGTACCTGTTCGAGCAGCGTCCCTCGCTTTACGAGCTAGCTCGCGCGTTTCTCGCGCACGAATCGCTTTTCGCAAAATCATTTGACTGAAATTACCATTTTCATTTAAAAAGGCAGCTAATCGTTCAACCACTAAGTTTTCAACTAAAGCACGTGCTTTGGGTGTGCCTAATTTTTCTTTTGTCTGCCCTTCAAATTGTAAATATTGCTCCGGAATACGTAACGAAATAACAGCTGTTAACCCTTCACGCACATCACTACCTTCAAGATTTTTATCTTTTTCTTTAATCAATCCGACACGACGTCCATATTCATTGAATGCTTTCGTAATCCCTGTTTTCATCCCCACTTCATGGGTACCACCAGACGCTGTCCGTACGTTGTTAGCAAAGGATAAAATCGTCTCAGAGTAGCCGTCGTTATACTGCATTGCAAAATCTACTTCAAATTCCTCACTAGTAGCAGAAAAACTAAAAGTATCACCTAATAAGTCTTTTTCTTCATTTAAATATTGGATGAAATCTTCTAAACCACGCTCATAATGAAAGACTTCATGGTAGTCGTGTCGCATATCAGTAATTTCTATAGTCAATCCTTTTAATAAAAAGGCAGATTCACGTAACCGGTCGGCAATCACTTCAGAATTAATTTGTGCATTACCAAAAATGGTTTTATCTGGCATAAAATGAACGGTTGTCCCATGACCCGTTTTCGTTGCAGCCTTACTCTTTTTCAATTTGGTCACTGGCTTGCCACCATCTTCAAAACGCATCTGATAATGACTACTGTCACGGGTTACCTCAACTGTCAACCAACTGGATAAGGCATTCACTACGCTAGCACCTACCCCATGTAAACCACCGGATGACTTATAACCACCTTGACCGAATTTAC
The genomic region above belongs to Aerococcaceae bacterium zg-1292 and contains:
- the parE gene encoding DNA topoisomerase IV subunit B: MSNKQTTPMQYNDDAIQILEGLDAVRKRPGMYIGSTDQRGLHHLIYEIVDNSVDEALSGFADYISVTIEADGSVRVQDNGRGMPVGQHATGVPTIQVIFTVLHAGGKFGQGGYKSSGGLHGVGASVVNALSSWLTVEVTRDSSHYQMRFEDGGKPVTKLKKSKAATKTGHGTTVHFMPDKTIFGNAQINSEVIADRLRESAFLLKGLTIEITDMRHDYHEVFHYERGLEDFIQYLNEEKDLLGDTFSFSATSEEFEVDFAMQYNDGYSETILSFANNVRTASGGTHEVGMKTGITKAFNEYGRRVGLIKEKDKNLEGSDVREGLTAVISLRIPEQYLQFEGQTKEKLGTPKARALVENLVVERLAAFLNENGNFSQMILRKAIRARETRELARKARDAARTGTKKSAQEKLISGKLTKAQSKDASKNELYLVEGDSAGGSAKLGRDRQYQAILPLRGKVINTEKASMQDIMKNEEINTMIYTIGAGVGADFDIESVNYDKVIIMTDADTDGAHIQVLLLTFFYRYMKPLLEAGKVYLAMPPLFKVSRGSGKKQVVEYAWTDEELDAAIKKVGKGYMLQRYKGLGEMNADQLWETTMNPETRILIRVTIDDAAQVERRVTTLMGNKVEPRRKWIEKNVQFTMDTEDTLLNEHHTTSNDEHEKLVSQHSQAIEEEAVEQMELF